One Alphaproteobacteria bacterium LSUCC0396 genomic region harbors:
- a CDS encoding MFS transporter: MSSWLLARRLTAILDIISMQATSNTGNVIRLAAAQALSMTTMNVNIINTALVGSLLSPVPWLATLGLSLQFVTSMLTTLPASLLMVRFGRRPVFMGGVMIAAISAFTQGIAILISNFYLFCAASMALGIAHGCAGFYRYAAADSAEESQKPKAISYVLTGGLLAAFMGPEIARNTVDFVPGHLYAGCFFSVAAVQLVSLGFLSGVKIPKPTLTGSGGRPIGTFFTMPVFVVGAISAAIGYAMMSYMMTATPLQVVNVAKLGTSANATIIQWHVVAMFAPAFFTGNLISRFGAPVILTAGVLTYLAAIASAVLGIGFWWYFVSLALMGLGWNFLYIGGSSLVASVANPEERGRVQGIADLITTTSVATASLVAGALHSQFGWEVMVLSALGPVLIITLSLSWLILSRRSMRV, translated from the coding sequence GTGTCTAGTTGGCTTCTGGCACGCCGGCTGACCGCTATTCTGGATATCATCTCAATGCAGGCGACAAGCAATACCGGCAATGTAATCAGGCTTGCGGCGGCGCAGGCGCTGTCGATGACGACAATGAACGTCAATATCATCAACACCGCGCTTGTTGGCAGCCTCTTATCGCCGGTTCCATGGTTGGCGACCCTTGGGCTGTCACTGCAATTTGTGACATCAATGTTAACAACCTTGCCAGCGTCATTGCTGATGGTGCGTTTTGGTCGGCGTCCGGTCTTTATGGGCGGCGTGATGATTGCCGCGATATCTGCTTTTACCCAAGGGATCGCTATTCTCATCTCAAACTTCTATTTGTTTTGCGCGGCGTCAATGGCGCTTGGCATTGCGCATGGCTGTGCCGGTTTTTATCGCTATGCCGCGGCTGACAGCGCCGAAGAATCGCAAAAGCCAAAGGCCATTTCCTATGTGCTGACGGGCGGGTTGCTCGCTGCTTTTATGGGGCCGGAAATCGCTCGAAATACGGTCGATTTTGTGCCCGGCCATCTCTATGCAGGATGTTTTTTCAGCGTTGCCGCAGTCCAGCTTGTCTCGCTAGGGTTTTTATCCGGCGTCAAAATTCCAAAGCCAACGCTGACCGGGTCGGGTGGACGCCCGATTGGCACTTTTTTCACGATGCCTGTTTTTGTGGTGGGGGCGATCAGCGCTGCCATCGGCTATGCGATGATGAGCTATATGATGACAGCAACGCCGCTTCAGGTGGTGAATGTCGCCAAGCTAGGCACATCAGCAAATGCGACAATTATCCAGTGGCACGTTGTTGCCATGTTTGCGCCCGCTTTTTTCACGGGTAACCTTATCAGCCGGTTTGGTGCGCCGGTGATTTTAACCGCAGGTGTTCTGACGTATCTTGCGGCAATTGCCAGTGCGGTCCTTGGTATCGGCTTTTGGTGGTATTTCGTCTCGCTGGCGCTGATGGGGCTGGGCTGGAATTTTCTTTACATCGGCGGCAGCTCGTTGGTCGCAAGTGTGGCCAACCCCGAAGAACGCGGGCGGGTTCAGGGCATTGCTGATCTGATCACAACAACCTCAGTTGCAACCGCGTCGCTGGTTGCCGGTGCGCTACACAGCCAGTTCGGCTGGGAAGTCATGGTGTTATCAGCATTGGGACCGGTGCTAATCATCACCCTATCACTGTC